One genomic region from Pseudomonas hormoni encodes:
- the epsC gene encoding serine O-acetyltransferase EpsC, giving the protein MSERSSHWQLQTIVSQLRTARDQWRAQNGRASGEQGGRELPSRAAMAEILEALCGALFPMRLGPVDLREESEDFYVGHTLDVALNALLGQARLELRYAARHSAEAETEVEAKTIQIIQDFALALPGLRSLLDTDVLAAYHGDPAARSVDEVLLCYPGILAVIHHRLAHHLYRAGLPLLARISAEIAHSATGIDIHPGAQIGRSFFIDHGTGVVIGETAIIGERVRIYQAVTLGAKRFPSDEDGQLQKGHPRHPIVEDDVVIYAGATILGRITIGKGSTIGGNVWLTRSVPAGCNLTQANLQHDDGTQK; this is encoded by the coding sequence GTGAGCGAGCGTTCCAGCCATTGGCAATTGCAGACCATCGTCAGCCAGCTGCGCACGGCGCGCGATCAGTGGCGTGCCCAAAACGGCCGCGCCAGTGGCGAGCAGGGCGGTCGCGAGTTGCCTTCCCGAGCGGCCATGGCGGAGATTCTTGAAGCGCTGTGCGGTGCGTTGTTCCCGATGCGCCTCGGCCCGGTGGACCTGCGCGAGGAGAGTGAAGACTTCTACGTCGGCCACACGCTGGACGTTGCGCTGAACGCGTTGCTGGGGCAGGCACGACTTGAACTGCGTTACGCCGCCCGCCACAGCGCCGAGGCCGAGACCGAAGTCGAAGCCAAAACGATCCAGATCATTCAGGACTTCGCCCTCGCCCTGCCGGGGCTGCGCAGCCTGCTGGACACTGATGTGCTGGCGGCCTATCACGGTGACCCGGCGGCCCGCAGCGTCGATGAAGTGTTGCTGTGCTATCCCGGGATTCTGGCGGTGATTCACCATCGCCTCGCGCATCATTTGTACCGTGCTGGTTTGCCGCTGCTGGCGCGGATCAGTGCAGAAATCGCTCACTCGGCGACCGGTATCGACATCCACCCGGGCGCGCAAATCGGCCGCAGCTTCTTCATCGATCACGGGACGGGCGTGGTGATCGGCGAGACCGCGATCATCGGCGAGCGTGTGCGGATTTATCAGGCCGTGACCCTGGGCGCCAAACGCTTCCCGTCGGATGAAGACGGCCAGTTGCAGAAGGGCCATCCGCGGCATCCGATTGTCGAGGATGATGTGGTGATCTATGCCGGCGCGACGATTCTGGGGCGGATCACCATCGGCAAGGGCTCGACCATTGGCGGTAACGTCTGGCTGACGCGCAGTGTGCCGGCGGGATGCAACCTGACGCAGGCGAATCTGCAGCATGATGATGGGACGCAGAAGTAA